The stretch of DNA CCGATCGGCGAGCGCGCCGACGACCCGATGGCGATGTACCTGGCCGATCTGTGCACGATTCCGTCGAACCTGGCGGGCAACGCGGCCATGTCGCTCCCGGTCGGCCTGGCCCCGGAGGACAATCTCCCGGTCGGCCTTCAGATCATCGCACCCGCGATGGCGGACGACCGCCTCTACCGAGTGGGCGGCGCCGTCGAGGCCGCACTCAACGACAAGTGGGGGCACACCCTGCTGGAGGAGGCACCGGCACTGTGAGCAAGATCGCCAAGGCAAAGGGCTTCAAGCACAGCAAGCCCGGCCTGCTGCTGTCCATCGGGACGAGCGCCTTCGGCGCCATCTCCCTCTACAAGGACATCAAGAAGGCCCGCGGCGAGCAGGACACCCTGCTCCTCGCCAACGCCGTCGTCGGCGCCCTCGCGCTGGTCACCGGCACCGCCCTGCTGCTGCGCGAACTGAAGCAGCTCGGCGACGACGACATCCTGCTGGGCTGACCCAGTCACGGGCGGTCGGGGGCCTCCCGCCTCCGGCCGCCGCGCACGTAACCGACAGGAGCAGGTGATGATCACCCAGATTCGCATCGACGGGTTCAAGTCGTTCGTCGGCTTCCAGCTCGATGTGCATCCGGTCACCGTGCTCCTGGGGGTCAACGGCGCGGGCAAGTCGAACCTGTTCGACGCCCTGCGGCTGGTCAGCGGCATCATCCATCGCGGGGTCCGGGACACGCTCTCGGGCGACCGCCGGCTCGCCGCGCATACCCTGTTCCACCGGGGTGAGGGTGCTCCGGCACGGGATCTCGAGGTCATGGTCGGAGCGGTGACCGAGACCGAGGACGGCCCACTGCCGATCACCATCAGAGTGGCCCTGCGGGGCGGCTCGAAGCCGTTCCTCGACGTCTACCGCAGCCGGGTCCGGCTCAGCGGGCTCCGGCAGACCGACTGGACGGACCGGCTCGGTTACTCCGCCGCCTGCCGGGCCGAGCTGGTCGCAGCCCGGCAGGCCTTCCTGGCCCGGACTCCGAGCGGCCCGGAGCACACCTGGCTCCACACCGACCAGATGCCTGAGCCCGGTGCGGACTACTTCCACGAAGGTCTGTACGAGGTCGCCCAACAGGAGTGCGCGACCTGGTTCCCGTACGCGCTGGAGCCCACCGCTCTGCGTGAGCTCGGCCGCCCGGAGGATGACGGCCCGCTGCGGCCGGACGGCCGGAACCTCGCTGTGGTGCTGGACCGGATCAGCCGGGAGAGCCCCGAGCGGTTCACCCGCCTGGTCGCCGACCTGGCGGCCATCGTGCCCGGGGCGCGGGGCATCCGCACCGAGACCATCCGGACCCGGGGCGAGCTGGACTTCGAGGTGGAGTTCCAGCACACCGGCTGGATCTCCCCGGCCTCGCTCTCCGACGGCACGCTGCGGGCCCTGGCCCTGCTGGCGGCCTCCTGGGACCAAG from Kitasatospora sp. MMS16-BH015 encodes:
- a CDS encoding AAA family ATPase, coding for MITQIRIDGFKSFVGFQLDVHPVTVLLGVNGAGKSNLFDALRLVSGIIHRGVRDTLSGDRRLAAHTLFHRGEGAPARDLEVMVGAVTETEDGPLPITIRVALRGGSKPFLDVYRSRVRLSGLRQTDWTDRLGYSAACRAELVAARQAFLARTPSGPEHTWLHTDQMPEPGADYFHEGLYEVAQQECATWFPYALEPTALRELGRPEDDGPLRPDGRNLAVVLDRISRESPERFTRLVADLAAIVPGARGIRTETIRTRGELDFEVEFQHTGWISPASLSDGTLRALALLAASWDQANPGTLLVEEVENGMHLTQVAELVRRLSRNVGLAADARGQSARQLILTTHSPALLAALRGDLSGSLVFLEQANRVDPESGAVSRVTAARPLRERGATDDPGESISPQAVTRLLRRLGQEVS